AATTGGATTAAGGATTATCTCAAAACTAATCCGAATGTGAGTGAAAGCGATCGACATCTCTGCGATGATATTTGTCCTTAAATTTGGCATTATTTCTGGTTAAGGACTGTCGGCTAAAATCAGATATTGATAGAAACCCGGTTTCTGACTCAAAGGAAGTGTGACTGGTTAAAGGACTATTTCGTTACTCGTCCAGAGGAAAAATAAAAATCAAAAGTTTGTCAAGAGGAAAACAATTATCAATAATTTGTATTTGGTGAAGTTATGTAACAGATTCAATGCCTATTTTACAGGGTGCGATCGCCTGCGGATGATGTAGAATAGGAGCCAAGTCGGTTTGTCAAAGGTATGTGTGGAGTCGGGAATAAGTTGGAACCGGAATACGATCTTTCAAGGATGAAGAAAAGACCTAATCCTTATGCCCAACAGTTGAAAAAACAGGTCACTATTTCTATAGGGATTGATGTGATTGAATATTTTGAAAATATGGCTCAAGAAGCCGGGATATCTTCTCAGGAATTAATTAATATTTATTTGCAAGATTGTGTCGTTTCTCAGCGTAAATTATCTCTAGACAAGGCGGTCGATTAACACCAACTACGATCGCCCTTTTCTCCTAAAAATCAAAGAAACCGGGCTTCTGACTCAATGGAAGTACGCGCAAAGCCAGCTATCCCGTAGGGAATCGCCATTTTGCGATCGACAAATTTCGCAGTATGAGCCTGTGTTAAGATGAAATTGGCCAGCATTGAGGAACTTACATCTTATGACTGTAGCTAACCAACAGATTACTAATAGCAATAGCACAAAGGGATTATCAAACTTTCGGGTAACAGTTGAACGTCTTCTCGAACTTTTAGATTTAGAAGAAGAAGACGAATATGGAATCTTAAGACCGACTGAGTACGCTTTTAAGACAGCGATGAAATTAATTGTAGAAGCCTATGATATTTTGGGCGATAATTTCCCTCAAGCATCAACAAGTACAGACGATGCAGGTAGTATCAGACTTGCTTGGCAAAATAAAAAAGCAGATTGTAGAGTTAGGTTATTTTGCCCAGCTAATGCCGATGCTCAAGCTTACGTTTATCATCAAAAAAATGAGGATTACAAATCGGAAGATATCATTTCTGTATCAACTTTAGTTGATTGGCTAGAGTGGTTTAACAAGGTATGAATGAGATATCTGATAGCAGTAACTTAGAGTTCGAGCCTTTAGCTGACAGTGCTATTGTCTATAGAGCTTTACTCCGAAAACAATGGATCGATCGAGAAAATAATTTAGTTTTATTTGACGCTTATCTACTGCGCCCAAATGACCGTGGGTTATCCCTGACAATTGCCAGCGTTTCTTCGCCTGAAAAATGTGCAGCAAACTTCAAGAATTGTTATGGAGTTGCTAGTCTCCAAGTAGGACAAATTCGTGAATTAGGCTTAGATGCAGTACCTGATTCAGCATCCCACGCCGAAATTATCGGTTTACCTTACCCGAAAGATGACCGAGACAGGGCTGAACGATTAGCTGATTTGTTAGCAGAGCGATCTATAATTGTATGGCAACATAGGCAAACATAGCTTAGCAAGTTTTCCGATCGAATAACGGGTGTCGGCTTTCGAGATTGTCATCTTCAACTAGATATTGACAGCAACCTGGTTTATGAATCAATAAAAGTGCGATCGCCCTTGACAAAATTATTCAAACAATCTCTCGTAAATGAACAATTTGATCTTGATATTCATCATCAAAAGATGCCTCGGCAAGAAAAATCAATTGCCGAATATTTTGTCCGATACTTAATTGGGCATTCAGGAGAAAAATGCCTGGAATATGACGCAATACGGTTTACTTAAGACAGTTCACGGGGAAAATAATGTGATAAATAGACCCTGCGATTGCTTCGCGAGGACGCTCGCAATGACAAATAAACCTTAAGTGAACCGTATTGGAATATGACGACGCTCAGCTAAATGATCTGTTAAATGTACGGGCATTGATTTACGATTGTTAGTCACCAATATAAAGTTATATTCCTCGCACCATTTAAGAATTTCTGGATCTAAAGTTCCCCGACTCGGAGCTTCGGGCTCGCCCACGCACCAAACTATAAAATCGGGATTGCTTGTCAGAATTTCAACTTTATAGCTCAATACGGTTCACTTAAGGTTTATTTGTCATTGCGAGCGTCCTCGCGCGGCAATCGCAGCGTCTATTTGTCACATTATTTTTCCCATGAACTGTCTTAAGTGAACCGTATTGCTTTATAGCTAGGATCGACATTTTCATCCAATAGATAATTCAGACTCATTTTTGATTTGTTTAGCTTTTTGTTCCGCTCTCAATTTTTGCAGTCTAGCAATACCGGGTGGAGGATTAAGTTGTTGTGCTTTAAGTTGCTGGTGGCTCCACTCCAACCAATCAGCAATATAGTTACTCACCGCCTCTTTGTTGTGCAGATAGTAAAGGATAGTAGCATAAACTTGTTCCAAGTTGAGAGATGGATAAGTTTGAGCAATTTGTTCGGGAGTGCGAGCGCGATGAATGAAATCATATAAGATAGTTTCAATGCCGATTCGCGTCCCTTTGACTCGAATATCATCGGCCCGCTGAAAGTCGAAATATTCTTCGAGTTGCATTACTGAATAATCCTATTTTAAAGTTGGTTGCAATTGACTTGGCTAATTAATATGATATCATGTTAAGTGCGATTATGCCTTAGTCCGCGCACTATCCTGATTGTGTTCGTATAGAACCCATTTGACATCTTTGAGTTTTTGGGTTGGGTGACGAGAAATACCGAGATCAACCGGGTTTCTGAGATTTACGCCCGGGGCAAGAAACCGGGTTTCTACGAGTTTTTGGGTTGGATGACGAGAAATACCGAGATCAACCCGGTTTCTGAGATTTACGCAGAATAGATCTCAAATGGGTTCTATAGAAGCGGTTTTAAGAGCTGATTAATATTTCTTTCGCGATCGCTTCCACTACCGGCACACAAACCGAATTCCCAATTTGCTTGTAACTTTCCCCAACCTTGGGATGAATTTTAAAATCTTCAGGAAAACCCATCAGTCGATAACACTCCTTCAGCGTTAGTTTCCTGACAGTGTTTGTTTCAGGAAAATAAATAAAAAATCGGCCCGATGTTTCTTGTGAAGGAATTGTCGGATGCACTCCATCTACCGAATAAATGCGATTAGGTTGTCGGTGAACCCTTGATAAATGTTCTGTATTCGGCCTGACGCCAGTTTTCCAAGTACCTTTATTTCTGTAACCTACAAATAACAGCCCCGAAACTTGCTTTTTCGGATGCTCAATTAAAGTATATTTAGAACTATCCAAGATTTCAAAGTCACCTCGCACATCCAGAAAATCTCTGAGTTGTGGCGGAAACTTGGTCGGAAGTCGAGAAAAATTGAATGCTTTCCCCTGAGTTCCAATA
The window above is part of the Microcoleus sp. bin38.metabat.b11b12b14.051 genome. Proteins encoded here:
- a CDS encoding antitoxin produces the protein MEPEYDLSRMKKRPNPYAQQLKKQVTISIGIDVIEYFENMAQEAGISSQELINIYLQDCVVSQRKLSLDKAVD
- a CDS encoding DUF433 domain-containing protein → MQLEEYFDFQRADDIRVKGTRIGIETILYDFIHRARTPEQIAQTYPSLNLEQVYATILYYLHNKEAVSNYIADWLEWSHQQLKAQQLNPPPGIARLQKLRAEQKAKQIKNESELSIG
- a CDS encoding DNA cytosine methyltransferase — translated: MKFIDLFAGIGGFRQGFENAGFECVFSCEINKNCQEVYSKNFNETPTGDIKEINLADLDEFDVLVAGFPCQPFSICGKKLGFEDTRGTLFFEICKILKIKQPQVIVLENVKHLIHHDKGNTLKVIIASLESLGYNVNWQILNAKDFGVPQHRERIFIIGTQGKAFNFSRLPTKFPPQLRDFLDVRGDFEILDSSKYTLIEHPKKQVSGLLFVGYRNKGTWKTGVRPNTEHLSRVHRQPNRIYSVDGVHPTIPSQETSGRFFIYFPETNTVRKLTLKECYRLMGFPEDFKIHPKVGESYKQIGNSVCVPVVEAIAKEILISS